In Nostoc sp. CENA543, a single genomic region encodes these proteins:
- a CDS encoding tetratricopeptide repeat protein: protein MPKYFRLVSLLVVCGLWSVPNTAHAQALIPHALQLDTAKLEKQGLGLAQEAAQLGQFQQFELALPRARLASQLAPGNDKVWFLLGGLQLQTKDYDAAIASLNKAKSLNPKNADVLFALGSANFQQKKYPAAIEHYQAGLKLKPNDPEGLFDLGNAYYMVGRLPDAIAQYNKAVAQDQKFWPAINNIGLIEYEQGNVDAAIKRWQTAVAIDKQAAEPLLALAVALYSKGDRQQGLSLGEAALRIDQRYANLDFLKENLWGDRLLSDTQKFLELPRIQAALEQKENAPK, encoded by the coding sequence GTGCCTAAATACTTTCGTTTAGTTTCTCTGTTAGTTGTCTGTGGTTTGTGGAGTGTACCAAACACGGCTCATGCTCAGGCATTAATACCTCATGCTTTGCAATTAGATACGGCTAAATTAGAAAAGCAGGGATTGGGTTTAGCGCAAGAAGCGGCTCAACTGGGACAATTTCAACAGTTTGAGTTGGCTTTACCTAGAGCTAGACTAGCTAGTCAATTGGCTCCTGGTAATGACAAAGTTTGGTTTCTTTTGGGTGGGTTGCAGCTGCAAACCAAAGATTATGATGCGGCGATCGCATCTTTAAATAAGGCCAAATCCCTGAATCCCAAAAATGCAGATGTTTTATTTGCGTTAGGTTCAGCCAATTTTCAACAAAAAAAATATCCAGCAGCTATAGAACATTATCAAGCAGGGTTGAAGTTAAAACCCAACGACCCAGAAGGATTATTTGATTTAGGTAATGCTTACTACATGGTGGGACGCTTACCCGATGCGATCGCGCAATATAACAAAGCTGTGGCACAAGACCAAAAATTTTGGCCGGCGATTAATAATATTGGCTTAATTGAATATGAACAGGGTAATGTTGACGCAGCAATTAAACGCTGGCAAACTGCTGTGGCGATTGATAAGCAAGCCGCCGAACCATTACTCGCTCTAGCTGTAGCCCTATACTCCAAAGGCGATCGCCAACAGGGTTTATCGCTAGGCGAAGCAGCCTTGCGTATTGATCAACGCTATGCCAATTTAGATTTTCTCAAGGAAAATCTTTGGGGCGATCGCTTACTGTCTGATACGCAAAAATTCCTCGAATTACCGCGCATCCAAGCTGCTTTAGAACAAAAAGAGAATGCGCCGAAATAG
- a CDS encoding TetR/AcrR family transcriptional regulator gives MARTPKITNQQILDAAREVFLQKGFSGSTLEIAQRAGISEASIFKRFATKEDLFFAAMGMPDTAPWIKELEVFCGKGDLKQNLVAIFLQILDFYSVVFPRMMMLRSRGMDLPEMRGKNAKPVQELKILMDFLEQEMNQGRLRSCDAQALAHMIMGALMNYVFLGQISSPMTSPTHSPQMGIELHQSVQSSTATRLFVENLVEIVWQGIAPH, from the coding sequence ATGGCTCGTACTCCTAAAATCACTAACCAGCAAATCTTAGATGCTGCCCGTGAAGTCTTCCTACAAAAAGGCTTTAGTGGCTCTACCCTAGAAATTGCTCAACGAGCTGGAATTTCGGAAGCATCTATCTTCAAACGCTTCGCTACTAAAGAAGACCTATTTTTTGCCGCTATGGGTATGCCTGATACAGCCCCTTGGATAAAAGAATTAGAGGTTTTTTGTGGCAAAGGTGATCTCAAGCAAAATCTAGTTGCTATATTCCTCCAGATTTTGGATTTTTATAGCGTCGTCTTTCCGCGTATGATGATGCTCCGTTCTCGTGGTATGGATTTGCCAGAGATGAGAGGTAAAAATGCAAAACCCGTTCAAGAGTTAAAAATATTAATGGATTTTCTAGAACAAGAGATGAATCAAGGGCGGCTTCGTTCTTGTGATGCTCAAGCTTTAGCTCATATGATTATGGGTGCATTGATGAACTATGTTTTTTTGGGGCAAATATCATCTCCCATGACTTCACCTACACACTCACCTCAGATGGGAATAGAACTTCATCAATCAGTACAATCTTCAACAGCCACAAGATTATTTGTAGAAAACTTAGTGGAGATAGTCTGGCAGGGAATTGCACCTCACTAA
- a CDS encoding efflux RND transporter periplasmic adaptor subunit: MTIETSNPVDTPALVTPTKKKSRNWLAWLIALSLLGGIGYTIYYQVAVSPRQEARRRVLTQAVERQTLSITVTANGTVKPERSINLSPKNSGILKRLLVKEGDFVKQGQILAYMDDSNLQGQLTQARGQLAQAEANLQKAQAGNRPQDIAQAQAQLDEALANLQKAEAGNRPQDIAQAQARLASSQANLQKAEDDFRRNQELYNAGAIALQVLNQKRADRDSAQAQVNEAKQALALQQAGSRPEDIAQVRAVVKQRQEALALLKAGSRREDIDVARAQVISARGSLQNTQSQINDTVLRAPFDGIITQKYADPGAFVTPTTSGSAVSSATSSSILALAATNEVVANVSESNIAKISLGQKVTIRADAYPGKTFTGEVSQIAAQATVEQNVTSFQVKIRLSDPENLLRSAMNVEADFQVGEIENALVVPTASVVRRENATGVFIMGAKDRPVFTPIETGVTANNFTEVKSGLTGNEKVLLSFPPGTRTQSTPRGGLLPGTGGGRRSR, translated from the coding sequence ATGACGATTGAAACATCAAACCCTGTAGATACACCAGCATTAGTCACACCAACCAAGAAGAAAAGTAGAAACTGGCTAGCTTGGTTGATTGCTTTGAGTCTTTTAGGTGGAATTGGTTACACCATTTACTATCAAGTAGCGGTGAGTCCCCGCCAAGAAGCAAGACGCAGAGTTTTGACACAGGCGGTAGAGCGACAAACTTTATCGATCACAGTGACAGCTAACGGTACTGTCAAACCAGAACGCTCGATTAATTTAAGTCCGAAAAATTCTGGTATTCTCAAAAGACTGCTAGTCAAAGAAGGGGATTTCGTCAAACAGGGTCAGATTTTAGCTTACATGGATGATTCCAACCTGCAAGGACAACTCACCCAAGCAAGGGGACAACTTGCACAAGCCGAAGCAAATCTGCAAAAAGCCCAAGCTGGGAATCGTCCTCAAGATATTGCTCAAGCTCAAGCCCAATTAGATGAAGCCCTGGCGAATTTGCAAAAAGCGGAAGCGGGAAATCGCCCCCAAGATATTGCTCAGGCTCAGGCGAGGTTAGCGAGTAGTCAAGCTAACTTGCAAAAGGCAGAAGATGATTTTCGTCGCAATCAAGAACTTTATAATGCAGGTGCGATCGCTCTCCAAGTTTTAAACCAAAAACGCGCCGATCGCGATAGCGCGCAAGCCCAAGTGAATGAAGCAAAGCAAGCCTTAGCACTACAACAAGCCGGTTCGCGCCCAGAAGATATTGCACAAGTACGGGCTGTAGTCAAACAAAGACAAGAAGCCCTAGCATTACTCAAAGCTGGTTCGAGAAGGGAAGATATTGATGTGGCGCGCGCCCAGGTGATATCTGCTCGCGGTTCACTACAAAATACTCAATCTCAAATTAACGACACTGTACTACGCGCTCCTTTTGACGGTATTATTACCCAAAAATATGCTGATCCTGGGGCATTTGTCACACCTACAACCTCTGGTAGTGCGGTATCTTCTGCTACATCTTCATCAATTTTGGCTTTAGCAGCGACAAATGAAGTAGTCGCGAATGTTTCCGAATCTAATATTGCCAAAATTAGCTTAGGGCAAAAAGTCACTATTAGAGCAGACGCTTACCCTGGCAAAACCTTTACAGGTGAAGTCAGCCAGATTGCAGCTCAAGCCACAGTTGAGCAGAATGTCACCAGTTTTCAAGTCAAAATCCGACTTTCCGACCCCGAAAATTTATTGCGATCGGCGATGAACGTCGAAGCAGATTTTCAAGTTGGTGAAATAGAAAACGCCTTAGTTGTACCTACAGCCTCAGTAGTGCGTCGTGAAAATGCTACAGGTGTGTTTATTATGGGTGCAAAAGACAGACCAGTATTTACCCCCATTGAAACTGGAGTCACTGCTAATAATTTTACAGAAGTGAAATCGGGATTGACGGGTAACGAAAAAGTTCTGCTGAGTTTCCCACCAGGAACCAGAACCCAATCAACCCCAAGAGGCGGCCTGTTACCAGGGACAGGCGGAGGTCGTCGTTCTCGGTAG
- a CDS encoding ABC transporter permease → MIQGFYKAIHPRAKQDNSRSVPFLEILSMATETLWSNKLRTGLTMLGVIIGIASVIAITSVGQGVQKSVEQQIQALGTNVLQILAGSARSGNIRQGVGSSSTLTWEDAKAIAQQAPSVEIVSAYLQRNAQVVYNGENTTTTIYGTDLNYPEARNTHPQTGRFFTQEELDTSAQVAIIGPTVQRTLFGNSGQIIGEKIRIQGEAYEVIGIMEPKGSQGPMDRDDQIFIPLTSMSKRLVGNNALTGVSVSGILVTSENQEKLEAAQFQVTNILRLRHNIYPPEPDDFRLTNQADIVSTFTNVVGLFTIMVVAIAGISLVVGGIGIANIMLVSVVERTKEIGIRKALGATNSAILNQFLAEAIVISIIGGGIGIVSGVLIAFGASTIFKFPFVISVVSVIVGFGLSLAVGLVAGVIPARNAARLDPITALRSD, encoded by the coding sequence ATGATTCAGGGTTTTTACAAGGCGATTCATCCTCGTGCCAAACAGGATAATTCCCGTTCTGTGCCATTTTTAGAAATTTTGTCAATGGCAACGGAAACCCTGTGGAGTAATAAATTACGCACAGGATTGACAATGCTGGGTGTGATTATTGGTATTGCTTCTGTAATTGCGATTACTTCCGTAGGACAGGGAGTACAAAAAAGCGTAGAGCAGCAAATTCAAGCCTTGGGAACAAATGTGCTGCAAATATTGGCAGGCTCTGCTAGGAGTGGCAATATTCGTCAAGGTGTGGGTTCTAGCAGTACCTTAACGTGGGAAGATGCCAAAGCGATCGCTCAACAAGCACCCTCAGTTGAGATTGTCTCTGCTTACTTACAACGGAATGCCCAGGTAGTTTACAACGGAGAAAACACAACTACCACCATCTACGGCACAGATTTAAACTACCCAGAAGCCAGAAACACCCACCCACAAACAGGAAGATTTTTTACCCAAGAAGAACTAGACACATCTGCACAAGTGGCAATTATCGGGCCGACAGTGCAGAGAACCCTGTTTGGAAACAGTGGCCAAATTATTGGGGAAAAAATCCGAATTCAGGGAGAAGCCTATGAAGTCATTGGCATTATGGAACCTAAAGGTTCTCAAGGCCCAATGGATAGGGATGATCAAATTTTCATTCCCTTGACGAGTATGTCAAAACGTCTGGTGGGAAACAATGCCCTGACTGGTGTTTCTGTAAGTGGCATTTTAGTCACATCAGAAAATCAGGAAAAACTAGAAGCCGCACAATTTCAAGTGACCAATATTTTGCGCTTGCGGCACAATATTTACCCCCCAGAACCAGATGACTTTCGCCTCACTAACCAAGCAGATATTGTCAGTACATTTACGAATGTAGTAGGTTTATTTACCATCATGGTAGTAGCGATCGCAGGCATTTCCTTGGTAGTGGGTGGAATTGGGATTGCTAATATCATGCTAGTTTCCGTTGTGGAAAGAACCAAAGAAATTGGCATTCGTAAAGCATTAGGCGCGACAAATTCCGCCATTCTCAATCAGTTTTTAGCAGAAGCGATCGTTATTTCGATTATTGGCGGCGGTATAGGGATAGTTAGCGGCGTGTTAATTGCCTTTGGTGCGTCCACTATTTTTAAATTTCCCTTTGTGATTTCAGTCGTATCAGTCATCGTTGGCTTTGGATTATCGCTGGCTGTTGGCTTAGTAGCAGGAGTGATTCCAGCCAGGAATGCTGCCAGATTAGATCCCATTACGGCGTTGCGTAGTGATTAA
- a CDS encoding ABC transporter ATP-binding protein, translated as MIWLESITKTYQLGEVRVPILKGIQLGITTGEYVAIMGASGSGKSTLMNILGCLDRPTSGLYSFEGRNLTTYDDDELAYIRNHRIGFVFQQFNLLPRATALENVMLPMVYANIPKRKRQQKALEALKRVGLEARIHNRPSQLSGGQQQRVAIARALVNRPALVLADEPTGALDTETSYEVMNLLTELNEQGITIVIVTHEPDIAAQTKRIIRVQDGLIVGDRNSHRQAS; from the coding sequence ATGATTTGGTTGGAATCTATTACGAAAACCTACCAGTTAGGTGAAGTTCGAGTTCCTATCCTCAAAGGCATTCAACTTGGAATTACCACCGGAGAATATGTTGCCATTATGGGGGCTTCTGGTTCAGGTAAATCTACATTAATGAATATTTTGGGGTGTCTGGATCGCCCCACCAGTGGACTTTATAGCTTTGAGGGCAGAAATCTCACTACCTACGATGATGATGAGTTAGCTTACATTCGCAATCACAGAATAGGCTTTGTTTTCCAACAATTTAACTTATTACCACGAGCCACGGCGTTGGAAAACGTCATGTTACCGATGGTTTACGCCAATATCCCCAAGCGAAAACGCCAGCAGAAAGCCTTAGAAGCCTTAAAAAGAGTAGGACTGGAAGCACGAATCCATAACCGTCCGAGTCAACTTTCTGGTGGACAACAACAGAGAGTCGCGATCGCCCGTGCTTTGGTGAATCGGCCAGCTTTAGTCCTAGCGGATGAGCCGACAGGTGCCTTAGATACAGAGACATCTTACGAAGTGATGAACTTGCTCACCGAACTGAATGAGCAAGGAATCACAATTGTGATTGTCACCCACGAACCAGATATTGCCGCCCAAACTAAAAGAATTATTCGCGTCCAGGATGGTTTGATTGTCGGCGATCGCAACTCTCACCGACAAGCTAGTTAA
- a CDS encoding efflux RND transporter periplasmic adaptor subunit produces MIAYIEVPLIGKIKHPARWVMGFLVAGSLIAATTTYSLVNRGNSQQDVTQLTVPVEAKNVTLRITASGKVVPVQSVNISPKNPGVLAELYVEQGDRVEQGQILARMDIGDIKAQVAQYRANLAQAQAQLAEALAGNRPQEIAQSRARLAQAQAQLAEAKAGNRPQEIAKAQAQVDAARARANYTTEQVNRYQYLYQQGAEKKQLLDQAISEDKSAKANLAEAQKQLSLLQVGSRSEVIAAREAAVTEARAALVLLEEGSRKEEIAQRQAAVKIAQAQLAAAEVRLQDTVVTAPFSGIVTQKYANIGAFVTPTTSASSSASATSSSIVAVAKGLEILAQIPEADIGRIKPGQQVEIVADAYPEDVFQGRVRLIAPEAVVEQGVTSFQVRVALETGTDKLRSGLNVDLTFLGDRLNNALVIPTVAILTENGRTGVLVTDAKNKPQFREVKIGAQIQDQTQVVSGIQAGDRVFIDLPKDYKIQKAKEKQNQ; encoded by the coding sequence ATGATTGCGTACATTGAAGTTCCCTTGATTGGCAAAATTAAGCACCCAGCTAGGTGGGTGATGGGGTTTCTGGTAGCTGGGAGTTTAATTGCTGCCACAACTACTTACAGTCTTGTGAATCGTGGCAATAGTCAACAAGATGTCACGCAACTGACTGTACCTGTAGAAGCTAAAAATGTGACTCTACGGATTACAGCCAGTGGCAAGGTTGTTCCAGTACAGAGTGTAAATATTAGCCCCAAAAATCCTGGTGTCTTAGCTGAGTTATACGTAGAACAAGGCGATCGCGTTGAGCAAGGACAAATACTAGCACGGATGGATATAGGCGATATCAAAGCTCAAGTTGCTCAGTATCGCGCCAATTTAGCCCAAGCCCAAGCCCAATTAGCCGAAGCCTTAGCAGGAAATCGTCCCCAAGAAATTGCTCAATCTAGAGCGCGTTTAGCCCAAGCCCAAGCCCAATTAGCCGAAGCCAAAGCTGGCAATCGTCCCCAAGAAATCGCTAAAGCCCAAGCCCAAGTAGATGCAGCCCGTGCTAGAGCAAATTACACTACAGAGCAGGTAAACCGCTATCAGTATTTATATCAACAAGGGGCAGAGAAAAAACAACTACTTGATCAGGCTATTAGTGAAGATAAAAGTGCCAAAGCTAATTTAGCTGAAGCCCAAAAACAACTCTCGCTGCTGCAAGTTGGTAGTCGTAGCGAAGTCATCGCTGCCAGAGAAGCTGCCGTCACCGAAGCCCGCGCGGCCTTGGTATTGTTGGAAGAGGGTAGCCGCAAAGAAGAAATTGCCCAACGTCAAGCTGCTGTGAAAATTGCCCAAGCGCAGTTAGCCGCCGCCGAAGTCAGATTGCAAGATACTGTAGTTACTGCGCCATTCTCCGGCATTGTTACCCAAAAATACGCCAATATAGGAGCTTTTGTGACTCCTACAACTTCCGCTTCTAGCAGTGCCTCAGCTACATCTAGTTCCATTGTGGCTGTCGCCAAAGGTTTGGAAATATTAGCGCAAATCCCAGAAGCCGACATTGGCAGAATTAAACCAGGACAACAGGTGGAAATTGTCGCGGATGCTTATCCTGAAGATGTTTTTCAAGGACGGGTGCGTTTGATTGCACCGGAAGCTGTAGTAGAACAGGGTGTGACATCCTTTCAGGTGCGGGTAGCTCTGGAAACTGGTACAGATAAATTACGTTCTGGTTTAAACGTCGATTTGACCTTTTTGGGCGATCGCCTCAACAATGCTTTAGTTATCCCCACCGTTGCGATTCTCACCGAAAACGGCAGAACAGGTGTATTAGTTACTGATGCCAAAAATAAACCCCAATTTCGAGAAGTGAAAATTGGCGCGCAAATCCAAGATCAAACCCAAGTAGTATCAGGAATCCAAGCAGGCGATCGCGTGTTTATTGACTTACCCAAAGATTACAAAATCCAAAAGGCAAAGGAAAAACAAAACCAATGA
- a CDS encoding ABC transporter permease, with product MNFLESMQMAGKTLLANKLRSALTMLGIVIGNASVIAMIGIGEAGQSYVNKQLESLGPNVLFIIPGNQETERISRDLPKTLVYEDAKAIASQVPTIANVTAELNSRQVVTYSNKNTDVNIIGTTPSFLIVRDFEVDQGRFFSDVDMKRSNQVAVIGAKLATRLFGNSNPVGQQFRIKDTSFQIIGVLEGKGSNLGVDYDDSALIPVFTMANRIVGRTSPYGLELSYIVASAKNAESVDAAAFQITNLLRQRHKLIGEDDFTIRTQKDALQVVGQITGALTTMLAAIASISLFVGGIGIMNIMLVSVTERTQEIGLRKAIGATEQDILLQFMIEAVIVSAIGGLIGTGIGVSGIMLVAALTPLESALSPVAIAATVCISGGIGLFFGVVPARRAAKLDPIVALRSI from the coding sequence ATGAACTTCCTAGAAAGTATGCAAATGGCGGGGAAGACTCTGCTAGCAAATAAACTACGTAGTGCGCTCACCATGTTGGGTATAGTCATTGGTAACGCTTCCGTAATTGCCATGATTGGGATTGGGGAAGCGGGACAAAGCTATGTCAATAAACAATTGGAATCTTTGGGGCCGAATGTATTATTTATCATTCCAGGGAATCAGGAAACTGAACGCATTTCCAGAGATTTGCCTAAAACTCTAGTATATGAAGATGCCAAAGCGATCGCGAGTCAAGTACCCACCATTGCCAATGTCACAGCCGAATTAAATAGTCGGCAAGTAGTGACTTATAGTAATAAAAATACTGATGTCAATATTATTGGCACAACGCCAAGTTTTTTAATAGTCAGAGATTTTGAAGTTGACCAAGGCAGATTTTTTAGCGACGTAGACATGAAGCGCAGCAATCAAGTTGCGGTTATTGGTGCAAAGTTAGCAACTAGACTGTTTGGGAATAGTAATCCAGTAGGGCAACAATTTAGAATCAAAGACACCAGCTTTCAAATTATCGGAGTCTTAGAAGGCAAAGGTTCAAACTTAGGTGTAGATTATGATGATTCAGCTTTGATTCCCGTGTTTACAATGGCTAATCGCATCGTAGGACGGACTTCTCCCTACGGTTTGGAGTTAAGTTATATTGTAGCTTCCGCCAAAAACGCTGAAAGCGTTGATGCAGCAGCATTCCAAATCACAAATTTATTACGCCAACGCCACAAACTCATCGGTGAAGACGACTTTACGATTAGAACTCAAAAAGATGCTTTGCAAGTAGTGGGACAAATCACTGGCGCATTAACCACCATGCTAGCAGCGATCGCCAGCATCTCATTATTTGTAGGCGGTATCGGCATCATGAATATTATGCTCGTTTCCGTCACCGAACGCACCCAAGAAATCGGACTGAGAAAAGCCATTGGTGCTACTGAGCAAGATATTTTACTGCAATTTATGATTGAAGCCGTAATTGTATCAGCCATTGGTGGCTTAATCGGGACAGGAATTGGTGTCAGTGGCATTATGTTAGTAGCGGCTTTGACACCTTTAGAATCAGCCTTATCCCCCGTAGCGATCGCTGCCACTGTCTGTATTTCCGGCGGTATCGGTTTATTCTTCGGTGTAGTCCCCGCCAGACGCGCCGCCAAACTCGATCCCATTGTGGCATTAAGGAGCATATAG
- a CDS encoding GNAT family N-acetyltransferase, with protein sequence MRQSELSLPPGCELRRATSQDMRSLRRLVFSAMLDPTQLHWQQFWVIEFQAEVIACGQLRNFSQAQELGSLVVKPNWRGRGIATFLTHYLITQATQPLYLECLGQRLAQFYSHFGFVQVDFENLPKSLQNKFKISQLGKKILRVPVIFMQHQGEATRNQNS encoded by the coding sequence ATGAGACAGAGTGAGTTATCATTGCCACCAGGATGTGAACTACGGAGAGCGACATCTCAAGATATGCGATCGCTCAGACGATTAGTTTTTTCAGCGATGCTTGACCCCACCCAATTACACTGGCAACAATTTTGGGTAATTGAATTTCAAGCAGAGGTCATAGCCTGCGGACAATTGCGTAACTTTTCTCAAGCTCAAGAACTCGGTAGTCTAGTTGTTAAACCAAATTGGAGAGGTCGCGGTATAGCAACTTTCCTCACACACTATCTCATCACTCAAGCCACACAGCCTTTATATTTAGAATGTCTAGGTCAGCGACTAGCACAGTTTTACAGTCACTTTGGTTTTGTGCAAGTAGACTTTGAAAATTTACCTAAATCACTCCAAAATAAATTTAAAATCTCCCAACTAGGTAAAAAAATCCTGAGAGTTCCCGTAATTTTCATGCAACATCAAGGCGAAGCAACGCGAAATCAGAACTCTTGA
- a CDS encoding class I SAM-dependent methyltransferase, with amino-acid sequence MTNEFLNNKKFIFDRWASSYDWLLPSVFYRAIHKRLLEYVDLPERANVLDLGCGTGRLLERLADKFPQLRGTGLDLSTQMLQIARQSNRHRPRLIFIEGKAEALPFGDGQFDAVFNTISFLHYLEPKQVLEEVVRVLTPGGRFYLVDITTQKEKEPQALSIGHQGIKFYSPQQREILGSAAGLRCLQHHYLLGPVLLTVFVREEC; translated from the coding sequence ATGACTAACGAATTTCTCAACAACAAAAAGTTTATTTTTGACCGATGGGCTTCTAGTTATGACTGGCTCTTACCTTCTGTGTTTTATCGAGCCATCCACAAACGCCTGTTAGAATATGTGGACTTACCAGAAAGAGCCAATGTACTTGATTTAGGCTGTGGTACTGGCCGCCTGCTAGAACGTTTGGCTGATAAATTTCCCCAATTGCGGGGAACTGGTTTAGATTTATCAACTCAAATGTTACAAATCGCTCGACAAAGTAACCGCCATCGTCCCCGGTTAATTTTTATTGAAGGTAAAGCCGAGGCTCTACCTTTTGGGGATGGTCAATTTGATGCGGTGTTTAACACTATTAGTTTTCTGCACTATTTAGAACCAAAACAGGTGTTAGAGGAAGTAGTGCGGGTATTAACTCCTGGTGGACGCTTTTATTTGGTTGATATCACCACGCAAAAAGAGAAAGAACCACAAGCATTGTCAATTGGTCATCAAGGAATTAAATTCTATAGTCCCCAACAACGAGAAATCCTTGGTTCTGCTGCTGGTTTGCGGTGTTTACAGCATCATTACTTATTGGGGCCTGTTTTGCTGACGGTGTTTGTTAGAGAGGAGTGCTGA
- a CDS encoding Mo-dependent nitrogenase C-terminal domain-containing protein codes for MTTFTQIQSHNDLLEPIRRWLEGIEIHNPKLAHLLCKVIPAQCPFERDVKLFGRKLFHIPPMCKLNPFYEQVVGLRFKALCYLADECGEDITAYC; via the coding sequence ATGACTACTTTTACTCAAATTCAATCCCACAACGACCTACTTGAGCCGATTCGCAGATGGTTAGAAGGTATCGAAATTCATAACCCTAAACTAGCTCATCTGTTGTGTAAAGTTATTCCTGCTCAATGTCCATTTGAACGTGATGTCAAATTATTCGGTCGTAAACTATTTCACATTCCGCCAATGTGTAAATTAAATCCTTTCTACGAACAAGTGGTAGGTTTACGTTTTAAGGCTCTTTGCTATTTGGCTGATGAATGTGGTGAAGATATAACAGCTTATTGCTAA
- a CDS encoding response regulator transcription factor produces the protein MTHILLVEDEVKLTRFMELELNYEGYQVSVAYDGLTALMAAQALKLDLVIVDETLPGGSGLEISRRLRSIDQQVPIILLIAPDQMSDRTTPLDPAVTDYVIKPFNIEELLTTVNAHLAKKF, from the coding sequence ATGACCCACATCTTGTTGGTTGAAGATGAAGTCAAGCTAACCCGATTTATGGAGTTAGAACTGAACTATGAAGGTTATCAAGTCAGCGTCGCCTACGATGGGTTAACTGCTCTTATGGCAGCACAGGCGTTAAAGCTAGACTTAGTTATTGTAGATGAAACTTTACCTGGTGGGTCGGGATTAGAAATTAGCCGCCGTTTGCGAAGTATTGATCAGCAAGTGCCGATAATTTTATTAATCGCTCCAGATCAGATGAGCGATCGCACTACGCCCTTAGATCCTGCTGTGACTGATTATGTCATTAAACCCTTCAATATAGAAGAACTATTAACTACAGTCAATGCTCATCTCGCGAAAAAATTCTAG
- the arsM gene encoding arsenosugar biosynthesis arsenite methyltransferase ArsM, whose amino-acid sequence MSYLETAAQFYSEVAQTPEVGLCCVQSTPMQLPGLKIPCKMQDMNYGCGTTVHPTELSHQPTVLYVGVGGGLEALQFAYFSRRPGAVIAVEPVAAMREAARTNLELAAKENPWFDPSFVEIREGDAFDLPVADESVDIVAQNCLFNIFAPEDLTRALQAAYRVLKLGGRLQMSDPIATRPIPQHLQQDERLRAMCLSGALTYAEYIQRIIDVGFGQIEIRARRPYRLLDSETYQLEKHLLLESLDSVAFKVAIPEDGACVFTGKTAIYAGNEPFFDDAAGHLLQRGIPAAVCDKTAAKLGALKPSEIMITESTWHYSGGGCC is encoded by the coding sequence ATGAGTTACCTAGAAACAGCCGCCCAATTTTACAGCGAAGTCGCCCAAACTCCAGAAGTAGGACTTTGCTGTGTTCAAAGCACACCGATGCAACTTCCAGGGTTAAAGATACCTTGCAAGATGCAGGATATGAACTACGGTTGTGGAACTACTGTTCACCCCACTGAACTTTCCCATCAGCCGACGGTTTTGTATGTCGGCGTTGGTGGCGGTTTAGAAGCTTTGCAATTTGCTTATTTTTCCCGTCGTCCTGGCGCAGTAATTGCGGTTGAGCCGGTTGCAGCTATGCGGGAAGCAGCAAGAACTAATTTAGAACTTGCTGCTAAAGAAAACCCGTGGTTTGATCCCAGCTTTGTAGAAATTCGCGAAGGAGACGCTTTTGATTTACCTGTGGCTGATGAATCTGTAGATATTGTTGCCCAGAATTGCCTGTTTAATATTTTTGCACCTGAAGATTTAACTCGTGCGCTACAAGCAGCTTATCGGGTGTTAAAACTAGGTGGACGTTTGCAAATGAGTGATCCCATTGCTACCCGTCCGATTCCTCAGCATTTGCAGCAAGATGAAAGGCTAAGGGCTATGTGTTTATCAGGCGCACTCACCTACGCAGAATATATCCAACGGATTATTGATGTTGGCTTTGGTCAAATTGAAATCCGCGCCCGTCGCCCTTATCGCTTACTAGACTCAGAAACTTATCAGTTAGAAAAGCATCTACTTTTAGAAAGCCTGGATTCAGTAGCTTTTAAAGTGGCAATTCCTGAAGATGGTGCTTGTGTTTTTACAGGAAAAACCGCTATTTATGCCGGTAATGAACCATTTTTTGATGATGCGGCTGGTCATTTATTGCAACGTGGCATTCCGGCAGCTGTTTGTGATAAAACTGCTGCTAAACTAGGAGCTTTAAAGCCATCAGAAATAATGATTACTGAATCAACCTGGCATTATAGCGGTGGTGGTTGTTGTTAA